The following proteins are encoded in a genomic region of Planctomycetaceae bacterium:
- the hcp gene encoding hydroxylamine reductase — protein MFCFQCEQAANGKGCTRLGVCGKDAEVAALQDELMEAAKGIALYADGAAKLGARDRAIDVFVVQALFTTLTNVNFDPQRVQEFVSQAQTVTAKAKAMYEKAAKAAGQTPQEMKVWQPENGEPIILRRRKAQGDDITSLQELLTYGLKGMAAYADHAQILGQEDPAVYAYFHHALALLARGEASAADLTAEALKCGEVNIRVMELLDAANTGAYGHPEPTKVRITPVAGKCIVVSGHDLKDLHDLLVQTQGKGINVYTHGEMLPCLAYPALKKFKHLVGNYGGAWQDQAKEFDAFPGSILMTTNCIQKPRDTYKARIFTSGVVAWPGVTHIAAKADGSKDFTPVIQAALAQPGFAADEPEKTIMVGFARNAVLSVAGAVIDAVKAGKIRHFFLVGGCDGAKPGRNYYTEFAQAVPEDCVILTLACGKFRFNKLPFGDIGGIPRLLDVGQCNDSYSAVVIAQALAKAFGVGVNDLPLSLVLSWYEQKACVILLSLLSLGIKNIRLGPTLPAFVTPNVLKVLVDNFNIMPTTTAQNDLAAILK, from the coding sequence ATGTTCTGTTTCCAGTGCGAGCAGGCAGCCAACGGAAAAGGATGCACGCGCCTGGGCGTTTGCGGCAAAGACGCCGAGGTGGCCGCCCTCCAGGACGAGCTGATGGAAGCGGCCAAGGGCATCGCCCTGTACGCTGATGGGGCCGCCAAGCTCGGTGCGCGGGACCGCGCGATCGACGTCTTCGTGGTGCAGGCGCTGTTCACCACGCTGACCAACGTGAACTTCGACCCGCAGCGCGTGCAGGAGTTCGTCTCGCAGGCGCAGACCGTCACCGCCAAGGCCAAGGCGATGTATGAAAAGGCCGCCAAGGCCGCCGGCCAGACGCCCCAGGAGATGAAAGTCTGGCAGCCTGAAAACGGCGAGCCGATTATCCTTCGGCGCCGGAAGGCTCAGGGCGACGACATCACCAGCCTGCAGGAACTGCTGACGTACGGGCTCAAGGGCATGGCCGCCTACGCCGACCACGCCCAGATTCTCGGCCAGGAAGACCCTGCCGTCTATGCGTACTTCCACCACGCCTTGGCGCTGCTGGCGCGGGGCGAGGCGTCGGCGGCGGATCTGACGGCCGAGGCGCTCAAGTGCGGCGAGGTGAACATCCGCGTGATGGAACTGCTCGACGCGGCCAACACCGGCGCCTACGGGCACCCCGAGCCGACGAAGGTCCGCATCACGCCGGTCGCCGGCAAGTGCATCGTCGTCAGCGGGCACGACCTCAAGGACCTGCACGACCTGCTCGTCCAGACGCAGGGCAAGGGCATCAACGTTTACACGCACGGCGAGATGCTGCCGTGCCTGGCGTACCCGGCCCTGAAGAAGTTCAAGCACCTGGTGGGCAACTACGGCGGAGCGTGGCAGGATCAGGCCAAAGAGTTCGACGCCTTCCCCGGCTCGATCCTGATGACCACCAACTGCATCCAGAAACCGCGCGACACGTACAAGGCCCGCATCTTCACCAGCGGCGTGGTCGCCTGGCCGGGCGTGACGCACATCGCCGCCAAGGCCGACGGATCGAAGGACTTCACTCCGGTGATCCAGGCCGCACTGGCGCAGCCGGGATTCGCGGCGGACGAGCCGGAAAAGACCATCATGGTCGGCTTCGCGCGTAACGCGGTGCTGTCGGTAGCCGGGGCGGTGATCGACGCGGTCAAGGCCGGCAAGATCCGCCACTTCTTCCTCGTCGGCGGATGCGACGGCGCTAAACCCGGCCGCAACTACTACACCGAGTTCGCCCAGGCCGTGCCGGAAGATTGCGTGATCCTGACGCTGGCGTGCGGCAAGTTCCGCTTCAACAAGCTGCCCTTCGGCGACATCGGTGGAATCCCGCGCCTGCTGGACGTGGGGCAGTGCAACGACTCCTACTCGGCGGTGGTGATCGCCCAGGCGCTGGCCAAGGCCTTCGGCGTCGGCGTCAACGACCTGCCGCTGAGCCTGGTGCTGAGCTGGTACGAGCAGAAGGCCTGCGTGATCCTGCTGAGCCTGCTGAGTCTGGGCATCAAGAACATCCGGCTTGGACCAACGCTGCCGGCCTTCGTGACGCCCAAC
- a CDS encoding 4Fe-4S binding protein, whose product MMNATTRKIVRIDEDKCDGCGLCVPSCAEGAIVIVDGKARLAADNLCDGLGNCLGKCPKDAITVEERPADQFDEDAVAQHKHRLAAHNAPRSFAQALHGGGCPGTRMRTLRKAPPAATAAAAGAVQSQLGHWPVQLSLVPAQGPIWQDADVLIAADCVPFAMPDFHSKLLAGKSVAIGCPKLDDVETYIEKLTVIFANNPIRSVTVAHMEVPCCFGLQHAVEQALEASGRSDIVLHEVQIAVDGTATLKS is encoded by the coding sequence ATGATGAATGCTACGACGCGAAAGATTGTCAGGATCGACGAGGACAAGTGCGACGGCTGCGGGCTGTGCGTGCCGAGCTGTGCCGAGGGCGCGATCGTGATTGTTGACGGCAAGGCGCGGCTGGCGGCTGACAATCTCTGTGACGGGCTGGGCAACTGCCTGGGCAAGTGCCCCAAGGATGCCATCACCGTCGAGGAGCGGCCGGCGGATCAGTTTGACGAAGACGCCGTCGCTCAGCACAAGCATCGCCTGGCGGCTCATAACGCCCCTCGCAGCTTTGCCCAGGCGCTCCACGGCGGCGGATGCCCGGGGACGCGCATGCGGACCCTCCGCAAGGCCCCGCCCGCCGCTACGGCCGCGGCGGCTGGCGCGGTGCAATCGCAGTTGGGTCACTGGCCGGTGCAGTTGTCGCTGGTGCCTGCGCAGGGACCGATCTGGCAAGATGCCGACGTGCTGATCGCGGCGGACTGCGTACCCTTCGCCATGCCCGACTTCCACAGCAAGCTGCTGGCGGGTAAGAGCGTGGCGATCGGCTGTCCGAAGCTGGACGACGTCGAGACCTACATCGAGAAGCTGACGGTGATCTTCGCCAACAACCCGATCCGTTCGGTGACGGTGGCCCACATGGAGGTGCCGTGCTGCTTCGGTCTGCAGCACGCGGTGGAGCAGGCGCTGGAGGCCTCCGGGCGCAGCGACATCGTCCTGCACGAGGTCCAGATCGCCGTCGACGGAACCGCGACGCTCAAGAGCTGA
- a CDS encoding nitrous oxide-stimulated promoter family protein: MNEATYQKQERIVRRFIELYCRKNHRPGEGLCSECSDLLAYARERLARCPFDPKPKCKACKVHCYQAPYREQIGEVMRFSGIHFVKRGRLDWLVRYILS, from the coding sequence ATGAATGAAGCGACTTATCAAAAGCAGGAACGGATTGTCCGGCGGTTCATCGAACTGTACTGCCGGAAGAACCACCGCCCCGGCGAAGGGCTCTGCAGCGAATGTTCGGACTTGCTGGCGTACGCCAGAGAGCGTCTGGCCCGCTGCCCGTTTGATCCCAAGCCTAAGTGCAAAGCTTGTAAGGTGCATTGTTACCAGGCCCCGTACCGCGAACAAATTGGTGAAGTCATGCGATTCTCGGGCATACACTTTGTCAAACGCGGGCGGCTGGACTGGCTGGTGAGATATATTTTGAGCTGA